GACGTAGCCTTCCAGGCCCATGCCGCCGAACTCGCCGGTCGGCCAGGCTGCGGTGAAGAACGAGGCGTGGAAACCGCCGCCGATCATGGATTGTGCGCCGAGGCCATAGCCCTTGCGCAGCACGATGCCGAACAGCGGCACGGTGAGGCTCGCGCCTGTCACGAACATGCGCGAGACATGACGTACGATCGCGGTTTTCTCGGCTTCCGGGCCGACCATGAAGCCAGGCGTATCGCAGAGCGAGACAACAGGCAGGTCGAAGGCATCGCAAAGCTGGAGGAAGCGCGCGGCCTTGTCGCCGGCATCGGCGTCGATGGCGCCGCCGAGATGGCGCGGATTGTTGGCGATCAGGCCGAACGGCTTGCCCTCGATCCGGATCAGCGCGGTGATCATGCCGACACCGTAGTCGCGGCGCAGCTCCAGCACCGAATCTTTGTCGGCGACGAGATCGATCACGCTGCGGATGTCGTAAACGCGCAGGCGGTTCTCGGGGATGGCGCGGCGAAGCAGGCGCTGGTCTGCCGCTTCCCAGTTCGTCACCGCGCCCTGGAAATAGGACAGATATTTTTGCGCGACCGATGTCGCCTCCTCCTCGTCCTCGACAAGGATGTCGATGACGCCGTTCGGCGACTGGAACGAGACGGGGCCGACCTCGGCCGGGTGATAGACGCCGAGGCCACCGCCTTCGATCATGGCGGGACCGCCCATGCCGATCGAGGCGTTCCTCGTGGCGATGATGACATCGCAGCAGCCGAGCATCGCGGCATTGCCGGCGAAGCAATAGCCGGAGACGACGCCGATCACGGGCACGAGGCCGGAGAGCCTTGCAAACTGCACGAAGGACGGGCCGTCCAGGCCGGTCATGCCGAGCCGGTCGGTGTCGCCGGGCCGGCCGCCGCCGCCCTCGGCGTAAAACACCAGCGGCACCCGCCAGTCTTCCGCCAAGGTCAGCATGCGGTCGATCTTCTTGTGGTTCATGTGGCCCTGCGTGCCCGCCAGCACGGTGTAGTCATAGGCCACGACGATGCAGCGCGCGGCGTCTCCGCCGAACTTTTCGGCGTTGACGGTGGCAACACCCATCACGAGGCCATCGGCCGGCGTATTCTTGATGAGGTCGTCAAGCTTGCGCCGGCGCCGCTGCGCGGCGATGGCGAGGCTGCCGTACTCCATGAACGAGCCGTCGTCGACGAGCTGCGCGACATTCTCGCGCGCGGTACGCTGGTTGGTGTTGCGGCGGCGCTCGACCGAAGCGGGGCGGTTCGCATCGAGCGTGTTGGCCTGGCGCGCGATCAGTTCGGCAAGATCCGGGCGGATGTGGTCGAGATCGATGTCGGCTTCGGCCGCCGCGCTGTCAGCGGCAACATCGAGCGGCTCGAGATAGAGGATCGGCTCGCCATGCAGCAGTGTGACGCCATCGCCGGCCATGAGCCTCATGACGCGGCCGCCCTGCTCGGCCATCACGAGGTGCTCCATCTTCATGGACTCGATGACGGCGAGTTGCTGGCCCGGACGAACAATCTCGCCCTCCTTCACCTGGATGGTGACGATGGTCCCTTGCAAGGGCGCGGCTACCATCACCGCGCCCTCGGGGACGATCTGCGCGACGTGCGCCTCAGCGGCATGCGTGCCGCTTCGCTCGGCCGCGGCAAAGTACAGCGGCTTGGCCGCGCCATCGGCCGCTTCGACGAGCTTTGCGATGTTGCGGTCGATGAAGTCGGTCGCGATCCGATTGGTCCTGAAATCGGGATGCGCCAGCACGGCCTGGAGGAAGGCGATGTTGGTGACGACGCCGTCGATCCGGAACTCACGCAGGGCGCGCGATGCTTTCGCCACGACATCATGCCAGGCTTCACCCGGCGTGTGCACAATGACCTTGGCGAGCAGGGAGTCGAAGGCCGCGCTGGTCTTGTAGCCGGCGTAACCAAAACTATCGACACGGACGCCGGGGCCGGACGGCGGCTCGAACACGGCGAGCACGCCGCCGGTCGGATGCGTCGCGCCCGTCTCGTCCAGCGTCTCCATGTTGACGCGGAGCTGCATCGCATAGCCACGCGGCTTCGGGATCGAGCCCTGCGTCAGGCCGAGCGAGGCCAGCGATGCGCCCGCGGCAATCGCAAACTGGGCGCGAACGAGGTCCAGGCCGAGCACTTCTTCCGTCACGGTGTGCTCGACCTGGAGCCGTGGATTGGCCTCGATGAAGGCAAAGCTGTCCTCGGCGGTGCCGTCGACCAGGAATTCGAACGTGCCGAGATTGTCGTAAGACGCCGCCGTCGCAAGCTGCTTTGCCGACTCGATGATGCGGCCGCGCAAGGTCTCGCTCAGCGACGGGCTCGGCGCCACCTCGATCAGCTTCTGATGCCGGCGCTGGATAGTGCATTCGCGCTCCCAGAGATGAGAGATTGCACCGTGGCGGTCGCCGATGATCTGCACCTCGATGTGACGCGCCTGCCGGATCAACCGCTCGGCATAGACGCCGTCGAAGCCGAACGCCGCCCTGGCCTCGGACTGGCAGCGCGCATAGGCTTCAGCGAGATCGGCCGAGTTCTCGACGACACGCATGCCGCGACCGCCGCCGCCGGCCATCGCCTTGATCACGATCGCCGCATTGGCTCCAAGCGAGGTGAAAAACGCGGAGATCTCGTCGAGCGACGACGGACCACTGGTGCCGGCGATCACAGGCACGCCGCAGCGCTTTGCCAGTTGCCGTGCGGCAACCTTGTCGCCGAACAGTTCCAGCGCGGCCGGCTTCGGCCCAACGAACACGATGCCTGCATCGGCACTGGCTTTTGCGAACGCCGCGTTCTCGCTGAGGAAGCCGTAGCCGGGATGCACGGCATCGCAGCCCGCACTCTTCGCCGCCTTCACTACAGCGTCGATGTCGAGATAAGCCCGCGCGCCGCGGCCGGGGATCTCGACGGCCTCGTCGGCCACGCGCACATGCAGCGAGAGCGCATCGTCCGCGGGATGGATCGCGACCGTCGCGATGCCGGCGTCGGCCGCGGCGCGCGCGATG
The genomic region above belongs to Bradyrhizobium sp. CCBAU 53338 and contains:
- a CDS encoding carboxyl transferase domain-containing protein, whose product is MSFKKLLIANRGEIAIRIARAAADAGIATVAIHPADDALSLHVRVADEAVEIPGRGARAYLDIDAVVKAAKSAGCDAVHPGYGFLSENAAFAKASADAGIVFVGPKPAALELFGDKVAARQLAKRCGVPVIAGTSGPSSLDEISAFFTSLGANAAIVIKAMAGGGGRGMRVVENSADLAEAYARCQSEARAAFGFDGVYAERLIRQARHIEVQIIGDRHGAISHLWERECTIQRRHQKLIEVAPSPSLSETLRGRIIESAKQLATAASYDNLGTFEFLVDGTAEDSFAFIEANPRLQVEHTVTEEVLGLDLVRAQFAIAAGASLASLGLTQGSIPKPRGYAMQLRVNMETLDETGATHPTGGVLAVFEPPSGPGVRVDSFGYAGYKTSAAFDSLLAKVIVHTPGEAWHDVVAKASRALREFRIDGVVTNIAFLQAVLAHPDFRTNRIATDFIDRNIAKLVEAADGAAKPLYFAAAERSGTHAAEAHVAQIVPEGAVMVAAPLQGTIVTIQVKEGEIVRPGQQLAVIESMKMEHLVMAEQGGRVMRLMAGDGVTLLHGEPILYLEPLDVAADSAAAEADIDLDHIRPDLAELIARQANTLDANRPASVERRRNTNQRTARENVAQLVDDGSFMEYGSLAIAAQRRRRKLDDLIKNTPADGLVMGVATVNAEKFGGDAARCIVVAYDYTVLAGTQGHMNHKKIDRMLTLAEDWRVPLVFYAEGGGGRPGDTDRLGMTGLDGPSFVQFARLSGLVPVIGVVSGYCFAGNAAMLGCCDVIIATRNASIGMGGPAMIEGGGLGVYHPAEVGPVSFQSPNGVIDILVEDEEEATSVAQKYLSYFQGAVTNWEAADQRLLRRAIPENRLRVYDIRSVIDLVADKDSVLELRRDYGVGMITALIRIEGKPFGLIANNPRHLGGAIDADAGDKAARFLQLCDAFDLPVVSLCDTPGFMVGPEAEKTAIVRHVSRMFVTGASLTVPLFGIVLRKGYGLGAQSMIGGGFHASFFTAAWPTGEFGGMGLEGYVRLGFRKEMEAIADPEERETYYRNKVAELYANGKAVSIASVFEIDNVIDPAETRRWIMAGLRTVPKPPTRTEKKRPCIDTW